AGACGACCCGCGACAGCAGCGCGATCGACGTGGTCATTCGCTGGCTACTTGCCGCAACTTGCGCCGCCGTCGTGTTCGACTGCTTACCGAGCCGCACCATCGCGTTACCGATCTTCACGCTTGCCGACTGTCCCGTGACGCCGGCTTGCTGAAGACTCACCGCCAATTGCGCGGCAGCGGAAGACGCTGCGTTGAGATTAGCGGCGGGGTTGTTCTGGTTTGCAGAGACAGCGGCGAGAGCCGAAGCGGCCGCGTTACCGTGCTTGCCGAGTTGGATGAAGGCGCTGATGGTTTTACCAGCGCTTTTGTTGAAAACACTCAGCGTCGATGCCGTGGAACCGAGTCGGTTCTGGAAAGTGACCAGCGCCCCGTCGAGCTTGGTAAGTTCTGCGAAGCATTGCGAGGCATCGAATCCGAGTACCTGCTTAATTTCTGTAGTCATTGGTTCCTAAAACGTTGTGATGACGACGCAGATGCCCGGGGCACCTGAACCGCCTTCATTGAAATTGGATTGGCCGTTCAGCTTCGCTGCGCCACCGCCACCGCCGCCGCCATAGAGGCCGCCGTTCCGTCCCTCAGTGTTAGCGATGCCGCCGGTACTTCCCGTGGTGGTAGGACCGCCGTTCGCTCCCGCGCCACCGAACTCGGCGAGCGTGGTTCCAGCGATGAAAGCTGGCCCGTTGCCGCCGGGTTCCGCGCGGACAGTAAGGATGCCGGTGCCGGCAATGCTCGACGACGCACCGCGATTGCCTTTAAGACCGCCAGAGTTGCCCCCAAGACCACCAAACGTATCTTCTACATTGCTCGCGTTCGCGCCGGCACCACCACCGCCACCGCCGCCAGCCATGTGGTTTGAGTTGTTGGAGGCGTCGCCACTAACTGGGATCGTCGAACCACCAACACCGCCGATGCCGCCGGCAGTGCCGTTGGCTGTCGAGCCTGTACCAGTGGCAACTGATCCAGTGCCAGCCGCTCCGGCCGTGCCCGCCGACGTTGTTCCGCCGCCGCCCGCGCCGCCGCCACCGGCGGTGACGTGGCTACCAAAAGTAGTCGCGCCACCATTCCCGCCTGCGTTGCCATTGGAGTTGGACGTGTGAACGGATGCGGCGGCAGTACCACCAGCGCCTACCGAGACGGAAACGGTGCTAGCGAGACTACTCGCAGAGATGACCGACGTTGCGTAGCAGCCACCACCGCCGCCGCCACCAGCGCCACGAACAGTTGCCGAACCGGAAATCCGGCCCGAACCGCCGCCCCCACCACCGCCGATGCAGTGAACAGTGACGGTGACCGCGCCAGATGGCTTAGTCCATGTTGCACCTGCCGTGAATATTTCGATCTTCGGCAAAGTCGCAGCGGAGCCAGGCGCACCGTCCGCACCCGGCGGCCCTGGATCGCCTTGAAGTCCGGGCGCACCCGTCAAACCTTGGGGGCCCTGTTCACCTTGAATACCCTGCTCGCCTTGCGGTCCGGTTTCGCCGGGCTCACCTTGCGGGCCAGTCTCGCCGGGTTCACCTTGTGGACCTTGCTCACCATCAGCACCGGGTTCGCCTTGCGGGCCGGTGTCACCGGGCGGACCTTGCTCACCCTGTTCGCCTTGCGGCCCGGGCTCACCTTGTGGCCCCTGTTCGCCGGGCGGCCCCTGCGGTCCGGGTTCTCCGCTACCACCGCCTTCGCCGCTATGGAAGACGCGCGAAGATGAAAAGCCGTCGCGGCCATCCTTGCCCGCAGCAACCAAGAGGGACCAACCGTCACCGTCCGGTGGTTCCATCATCGTGGGCGCGGTGCAGACGTATGCGCTGCCGTCGTACTCGACAACACTGTTGACTTCATATTGCCGACCGGGCGTCCACTCGCCAGCGAAGTTGAATCCTTTGCCGGACTCACCATCTTTGCCATCGCTGCCGTCACGGCCGTCTTTTCCATCGGCACCGTCGCGGCCGTCTTCGGGAATGTCTGCCGGATCGACGGGAGCGGCGGTGGGGCGCGCTGATCCTGATCGATCGACGATGTAAAACTTGCCCGATTTTGTTGAGTAGATGTCGCCGGGTTTGTATTCGTGGTACGGATCGAATGGACCCGTGAAATTGAAACGCTTCATTTCAGCATGGCCGCCACTTCCGGCGGCA
This sequence is a window from Lacipirellula parvula. Protein-coding genes within it:
- a CDS encoding glycine-rich domain-containing protein, yielding MKRFNFTGPFDPYHEYKPGDIYSTKSGKFYIVDRSGSARPTAAPVDPADIPEDGRDGADGKDGRDGSDGKDGESGKGFNFAGEWTPGRQYEVNSVVEYDGSAYVCTAPTMMEPPDGDGWSLLVAAGKDGRDGFSSSRVFHSGEGGGSGEPGPQGPPGEQGPQGEPGPQGEQGEQGPPGDTGPQGEPGADGEQGPQGEPGETGPQGEPGETGPQGEQGIQGEQGPQGLTGAPGLQGDPGPPGADGAPGSAATLPKIEIFTAGATWTKPSGAVTVTVHCIGGGGGGGSGRISGSATVRGAGGGGGGGCYATSVISASSLASTVSVSVGAGGTAAASVHTSNSNGNAGGNGGATTFGSHVTAGGGGAGGGGTTSAGTAGAAGTGSVATGTGSTANGTAGGIGGVGGSTIPVSGDASNNSNHMAGGGGGGGAGANASNVEDTFGGLGGNSGGLKGNRGASSSIAGTGILTVRAEPGGNGPAFIAGTTLAEFGGAGANGGPTTTGSTGGIANTEGRNGGLYGGGGGGGAAKLNGQSNFNEGGSGAPGICVVITTF